In Marinicauda algicola, one DNA window encodes the following:
- the eda gene encoding bifunctional 4-hydroxy-2-oxoglutarate aldolase/2-dehydro-3-deoxy-phosphogluconate aldolase: MTLEEILNLATVIPVLTVEDDARAGDLARALHAGGLKVVELTLRTPAALKAMHAMQDAAPDLVVGMGTIRTPDQARRATEEGAHFLVSPGLTPGLGEALAKTGIPALPGVATASEAMAAREQGFCALKFFPAEPAGGIAYLKALHGPLPDLVFCPTGGIGRETAPAYFALPNVACVGGSWIATGAMIEAGDWDAVTANARAAAQLK; the protein is encoded by the coding sequence ATGACCCTCGAAGAGATATTGAACCTCGCCACGGTCATTCCCGTGCTCACCGTCGAGGACGATGCGCGCGCCGGCGATCTCGCCCGGGCGCTGCATGCCGGCGGGCTGAAGGTGGTGGAACTGACCCTGCGCACCCCCGCCGCGCTCAAGGCCATGCACGCCATGCAGGATGCGGCGCCCGACCTCGTCGTCGGCATGGGCACGATCCGCACGCCGGACCAGGCCCGCCGCGCGACAGAGGAAGGCGCCCACTTCCTCGTCAGCCCCGGCCTCACTCCGGGCCTGGGCGAGGCGCTCGCGAAGACCGGCATTCCGGCGCTTCCCGGCGTGGCCACGGCCTCCGAGGCGATGGCCGCACGCGAACAGGGCTTCTGCGCGCTGAAATTCTTCCCCGCCGAGCCCGCAGGCGGGATCGCCTATCTCAAGGCCCTCCACGGCCCGCTGCCCGACCTCGTCTTCTGCCCGACCGGCGGCATCGGCCGGGAGACGGCACCCGCGTATTTCGCCCTGCCCAATGTCGCCTGCGTCGGCGGCTCCTGGATCGCGACCGGGGCGATGATCGAGGCCGGCGACTGGGACGCAGTCACCGCCAACGCCCGCGCCGCGGCGCAGCTGAAATAG
- a CDS encoding glycoside hydrolase family 13 protein: MRFALALLLVLTASAGARGQSVERIDPPHWWTGFEAPGVQLLVYGQEAGRLEASIADPRVRLVRAETAENANYLFLDLEIAQGAGPGPVVLRFTAPDGSTLERSWELKTRAPGSAAREGFDSTDTVYLLYPDRFANGDPSNDTVAGYVDGLDRDDPGGRHGGDIQGIIDRLGYVEAMGFTQLWLNPVLENAEARNSYHGYAITDHYRVDPRLGTNALYAELSRLARERGIGLVKDVVLNHAGSNHFLFTDPPSPSWFNNRGVFTPSTHQHTTIHDPYAAEADRADFVEGWFAPTMPDFDHSEPRLARYLIENTIWWIEEAGLSGLRLDTYAFSDGAFLEDFLDRILAEYPDLGIVGEEWALDPAVIAPFQSGSPVAPDGQTGVGSLMDFPLQWRLREALREQDGWDSGLITLYQFMINDRLYGDANALMVFADNHDFDRIHTQLGEDEALTKMALAVLLTTRGIPQILYGTELLFTNASPGDHGEIRADFPGGWAGDAADAFTGEGLAREAAAMQDWLRRLLTWRRTARAVHSGDLIHFAPLERHGTQAVYVYARRLPEEGVLVAINKAGTGHTLDPQRYREALAGYARAVDAITGAPVDLAAPLAVPARSVLILDLAR; encoded by the coding sequence ATGCGGTTCGCGCTCGCCCTCCTCCTCGTCCTCACGGCTTCAGCCGGGGCGCGTGGCCAATCGGTCGAGCGCATCGATCCGCCCCACTGGTGGACCGGCTTCGAGGCACCGGGCGTGCAGCTGCTGGTCTATGGCCAGGAGGCGGGACGGCTGGAAGCCTCGATCGCGGACCCGCGCGTGCGCCTCGTGCGTGCCGAGACGGCCGAAAACGCGAACTATCTCTTCCTCGACCTGGAGATCGCGCAAGGCGCCGGGCCCGGCCCGGTCGTCCTGCGCTTCACGGCACCGGACGGCTCCACCCTGGAGCGGAGCTGGGAGCTCAAGACGCGCGCACCGGGCTCGGCCGCACGCGAAGGCTTCGACAGCACCGACACCGTCTACCTGCTCTATCCCGACCGGTTCGCCAACGGCGATCCGTCCAACGACACGGTCGCGGGCTATGTCGACGGGCTCGACCGGGACGATCCGGGCGGGCGCCATGGCGGGGACATCCAGGGCATCATCGACCGTCTGGGCTATGTCGAGGCGATGGGCTTCACCCAGCTCTGGCTCAATCCGGTGCTGGAGAACGCCGAGGCCCGCAATTCCTATCACGGCTATGCCATCACCGATCATTACCGCGTCGATCCGCGCCTGGGGACGAACGCGCTCTATGCCGAGCTTTCCCGCCTGGCGCGCGAACGCGGCATCGGGCTCGTCAAGGACGTGGTGCTGAACCATGCCGGCTCGAACCATTTCCTGTTCACCGACCCGCCGAGCCCGTCCTGGTTCAACAATCGCGGCGTGTTCACGCCCTCCACCCACCAGCACACGACGATCCACGACCCGTATGCGGCCGAGGCCGACCGGGCCGATTTCGTCGAGGGCTGGTTCGCGCCGACCATGCCCGATTTCGACCACAGCGAGCCGCGCCTGGCGCGCTATCTGATCGAGAACACGATCTGGTGGATCGAGGAGGCGGGACTGTCCGGCCTGCGGCTCGACACCTACGCCTTCTCCGACGGGGCGTTCCTGGAGGACTTCCTCGACCGCATCCTCGCCGAATATCCCGATCTCGGCATCGTCGGCGAGGAATGGGCGCTCGATCCGGCCGTGATCGCGCCCTTCCAGTCCGGCTCGCCGGTCGCGCCGGACGGCCAGACCGGCGTGGGCAGCCTGATGGACTTCCCCCTCCAATGGCGCCTGCGCGAGGCGCTGCGCGAGCAGGACGGCTGGGACAGCGGGCTGATCACGCTCTACCAGTTCATGATCAACGACCGGCTCTACGGCGATGCGAACGCGCTGATGGTGTTCGCCGACAATCATGATTTCGACCGCATCCACACCCAGCTCGGCGAGGACGAGGCGCTGACGAAGATGGCCCTCGCCGTGCTGCTGACGACGCGCGGCATCCCGCAGATCCTCTACGGGACCGAGCTGCTCTTCACCAATGCAAGCCCGGGCGACCACGGGGAGATCCGCGCCGACTTCCCCGGCGGCTGGGCCGGCGATGCGGCGGACGCCTTCACCGGGGAGGGGCTGGCGCGGGAGGCGGCCGCAATGCAGGACTGGCTGCGCCGGCTCCTGACCTGGCGGCGCACCGCGCGCGCCGTCCACTCCGGCGATCTCATCCATTTCGCGCCGCTTGAGCGGCACGGCACGCAGGCGGTCTATGTCTATGCCCGTCGCCTGCCCGAGGAAGGCGTGCTCGTCGCGATCAACAAGGCGGGCACCGGTCACACGCTCGACCCGCAGCGCTATCGCGAGGCGCTCGCGGGCTACGCACGCGCCGTGGACGCGATCACGGGCGCCCCGGTCGATCTCGCCGCGCCGCTCGCCGTGCCGGCCCGCTCGGTCCTGATCCTCGATCTTGCCCGCTGA
- a CDS encoding THUMP domain-containing class I SAM-dependent RNA methyltransferase, protein MTAALDIFLATHPGLEPLLAGELAEAGFAGPRVEAGGVTVRGGWREVWRANLEIRGASRVLVRLDSFRAVHLAQLDKRARKAGWAGVLRPDVPVRVDAVCRGSRIYHSGAAAERVATAITETIGAPVRPDAALRVLVRIEDDLVTLSLDTSGELLHRRGHKQAVARAPLRESLAALFLRACGYEAGESLLDPMCGSGTFVIEAAEIAAGLAPGRSRAFAFEQLANVDAEAWAQMREAGGRPARTPQARFFGFDRDAGAIRMSGENAARAGVAAFTRFERGELRALRAPDVPPGLVIVNPPYGARIGERKALMPLYRTLGAVLRSGFSGWRVGIVTSDTALAKATGLPFAEQGPPVDHGGLKIRLHRTAPLR, encoded by the coding sequence CGGCGAACTCGCCGAGGCGGGCTTCGCCGGGCCGCGCGTGGAGGCAGGCGGGGTGACGGTGCGCGGGGGCTGGCGCGAGGTCTGGCGCGCCAATCTAGAGATCCGCGGGGCGAGCCGCGTCCTGGTGCGCCTGGACAGCTTCCGCGCGGTTCATCTCGCCCAGCTCGACAAGCGCGCCCGCAAGGCCGGCTGGGCCGGCGTGCTGCGCCCGGACGTGCCGGTGCGCGTGGACGCGGTCTGCCGGGGCTCGCGGATCTACCATTCCGGGGCCGCCGCCGAGCGCGTGGCCACGGCCATCACAGAGACGATCGGCGCGCCGGTGCGCCCGGACGCGGCGCTGCGGGTCCTGGTGCGCATCGAGGACGATCTCGTCACGCTCAGCCTCGACACCTCCGGCGAGCTCCTGCACCGGCGCGGCCACAAGCAGGCGGTCGCCAGGGCGCCCCTGCGCGAGAGCCTCGCGGCGCTCTTCCTGCGCGCCTGCGGGTACGAGGCCGGCGAGAGCCTCCTCGACCCGATGTGCGGCTCGGGCACCTTCGTGATCGAGGCAGCCGAGATCGCTGCCGGCCTCGCGCCGGGCCGCTCGCGCGCCTTCGCGTTCGAGCAGCTGGCGAATGTCGATGCCGAGGCCTGGGCGCAGATGCGCGAGGCCGGCGGCAGGCCGGCGAGGACGCCGCAGGCGCGCTTCTTCGGTTTCGACCGGGATGCTGGCGCGATCCGCATGAGCGGGGAGAATGCCGCGCGCGCGGGCGTGGCCGCGTTCACGCGCTTCGAGCGCGGGGAGTTGCGGGCGCTGCGCGCGCCGGATGTTCCGCCGGGTCTCGTCATCGTCAACCCGCCCTACGGCGCGCGCATTGGCGAGCGCAAGGCGCTGATGCCGCTCTACCGCACGCTCGGCGCGGTTCTGCGGTCGGGCTTTTCCGGCTGGCGAGTGGGGATCGTCACCAGCGACACGGCGCTGGCGAAGGCGACCGGCCTGCCCTTCGCCGAGCAGGGCCCGCCGGTCGATCATGGCGGGCTGAAGATCCGCCTGCACCGCACCGCGCCGCTGCGCTGA